The following nucleotide sequence is from Halobacillus mangrovi.
TTTCATACCTACTCCTCCTGACTCATCAAAGAAAACAAGGATTTTCTAGTTTCTTATCGAAATATGTAAAGAGAGATTTACTATTATCCATTCTATCAAAACCTAAAGGAAGGGAATGTCGTCTATAGTATGAGGTGGAATAAATTGATACATAAAAAACGCTCTCAATCTTATACATGTGAACCAAAAATGGACGACATGGTAGAAGAATGGATTTCTAACTACGGCCATGATTTAAAATGGTTAGCGTATTCTTACGTTAAGGATCATTCCATAGCGGAAGACATTACGCAGGAAACCTTTATTAAAGCATACCAAAAATATCCCACTTTCAGAGATCAGTCCAGCATAAAAACTTGGTTGTATAAAATTAATGTCAACTTATGTAAAGACCACCTTAAAAGTTCATACATCCGTAGAGTAGTGAAAAAAGGGGCTGACTTGTTCCGGAGTATCCCCGC
It contains:
- a CDS encoding sigma-70 family RNA polymerase sigma factor; its protein translation is MIHKKRSQSYTCEPKMDDMVEEWISNYGHDLKWLAYSYVKDHSIAEDITQETFIKAYQKYPTFRDQSSIKTWLYKINVNLCKDHLKSSYIRRVVKKGADLFRSIPAKDGTPEERLIIKSNDEELVDQVLKLEKKYREIIILYYFEEFEIKELAEVLKTSPNTVKTRLRRARQLLQDQLTTEGSSENE